The DNA sequence CAACTGACAAATACTTCGTTTTTAGGTAAGTGCAGAATATGACTGGTAATCGCATCCATCAGCCAGTAGCAGGCCGCTTCTTGTGCTAGAAACTGGGCACCATCCGTTAGAAAGACTTTAGGCCATAGAGGGTAGTAGTACTGCGTTCCATAAAATTGCTCCAAATGATTCAAAAGCTGGGTTTTAGATAGATTCATTTTTGCTATGCCTCATAGTCATTTATTTATGAATTGGGTTTGCGCAATGGAATCAGTCAAAACCTTGCTCTTTTGACTCGTTTTCGGGATTTTCAATTCAAAGCGGCTGCGCAGCTGTAGGCTGGCTGCCTCTATTGCTTCATCAAATGTACCCATGTCAGCTTCGCGCTTTAAGAGTTCTAGTACTTCAATTACATTCTCTAAATTAGTAGCCTCTACAGCAGTTTTGCCATTAGCCAGCTCTAAAACCTTGCTGCCGTAAAACACATTGATACACAGTGCTCCCGTGCTGCTGATAAACCACCAGGGTTTGATGCGCTTGGGCTTTTCAACGCTCTTGATATTGCCCTCTAGATCTTTAACGTTTTTGTAGCGCTTTACGACAAAGTCTTTGCCGTTATGTTTTGCTTTGGCTAATTCCAGCTGCTCCCATAATTTGCTAATCAGCTTGTTTCTACGCTGCACTATAGGGGGTTGGTTTTTAGGCCGTTTTGCATCGGTCAATTTAAGGGTATTTAGGTTCTCTAGCGTTGCCATCGTGCTCTCCATCAGTTGCGTTAAAAATGCCTGGACAACACAACAATATGATCAGAAAACCCCTTTGGACAACCGAAAAAAGGCCATTATTGAGCTCTTTTTAGGCCTTAGAACATATATGTACTTTTTTTACCGATCTTTATGTTCAAGCTAAATAAATTCATAGAAACAAGTAAAACAGTAAGGCTTAAAGGTTGGCACGCCGAAGGTAATAGTGCTGCGAAACCCGTTCTGATGTGTGACGGTACGCAATTCAGATTTCTTACTATCTGGCCTCATTGCACTACCCAAGACCCTGGCTGTTTTGGATGCTTTAAACGACGCCCCTGTGTGGCAGTACCGTTTGCGATGTTGTATGAGTTGGTAGCGTAGAAATACGTGAATGTAGGCTAAATTGTCGAATTAATGATTAATTCGTCTAGGCTGAAAGTGAGTGGGAGCGCCAATGAAATAAACCCACAAGCTAGTTTGCAAGGGTTCCTGATATAGACCGCAAATTAGCTGCGTATGACGGCACGTAATAGGTGATAGCAATACCTACCTATCTTGCTTCTTGCAAGTTGTGTGTATATCAGTTGAAAACCTCAGTGAAAGAGGCTTGCATGAGTTGAG is a window from the Polynucleobacter difficilis genome containing:
- a CDS encoding DUF6876 family protein — its product is MNLSKTQLLNHLEQFYGTQYYYPLWPKVFLTDGAQFLAQEAACYWLMDAITSHILHLPKNEVFVSCKLTVYNGKAELLLDDGNGNVLATQNIAYTTFPLDSIALYACWDSERWILMLPTEY
- a CDS encoding DUF6641 family protein produces the protein MATLENLNTLKLTDAKRPKNQPPIVQRRNKLISKLWEQLELAKAKHNGKDFVVKRYKNVKDLEGNIKSVEKPKRIKPWWFISSTGALCINVFYGSKVLELANGKTAVEATNLENVIEVLELLKREADMGTFDEAIEAASLQLRSRFELKIPKTSQKSKVLTDSIAQTQFINK